GGATTTTGACTACTTGCTTTCGGATAGTTCATCAGGCAAGTTCGAAAAGTGAACTACTGCAAAGGATATCTCGTCACACGATGCATGAACTCATCAGGTGTATTTTTTCTCACCTTCCTTATATAGATGGCAACTGTCACAGATTAGCACCTGGAAGCCTGTCTAACACAGAGGTAACAGAAGAGCTCTTGTCATTTTATTAGACATCTTTTATTAGATGTACATCTTGTGGATGTCTGTCACTCTGTTAAAATTGGTCCCAGgtcaaatttatattttgttaattgTATCATAAAGTGGAATTCTGCTTTTCCATATAGGATATGAAGAGAGAAATCTTGGgttaaattaaattatgaaTAGAATATGCTTTTTTGCTTGGATACCCGTATAGGTGCAGGAATTTTGACTTTTCAAAGTTAGTTTTAGTAGTTAAAATCAAAgtttatttttaagttatgaTGAAACTCTTAATTTCTTGcctaaaaataataattctaGAATGTCAATTATTGTCTGTATGATTCAGATTATTAGTTCAACTGTATTCTTCTAAATTTGTGACCGTGATCCACTTTCTCATTCGTCCATTCACTTGTGAACGTGTTACTGCAGTGCTGCTCAATTTTGTATTTCCTTGAAAAAATGTGATATCCGTCCACTTTCTTATTTCTCCGTTCTTTTGCAATTCTACTTAACTTGCAGGATGCTGGGGCTGCACATACTCAATCTCTGCAGGGTAATAAACATGTCAATGGTTACCCTAGTTCCGAATCAGGCAATGAGCCTCTTGCAGTCTCTTCAGATGTTCCAATGGATACAGTAGCAGTACAAACGAACGAGAAAACAACAGAGGTTGTTCATGGAAAAATTACCTCCTTGAGTGCTGATTCTTCTATGACAGATCCTTACGGGATTCCAGCGATGGTTGAAATATTCCATTTCTTGTGCTCTCTTTTAAACGTCATGGAGAATATAGATATTGGTCCCAGATCAAATCCTATAGCATATGATGAAGATGTTCCTCTGTTTGCTCTAGGTTTGATTAATTCCGCTATAGAGTTAGGGTGGGGCTTCTTTTGGAATTCATCCTAAATTATTGACGTTGATACAGGAGGAATTACTATACAACCTGATGCATTTTGGTTTGTCAATGAGTCCATTAATTCTTTCAACAGTATGTAGCATTGTTCTCAATCTTTATCATCATCTTAGAACTAAGTTAAGGCTACAGCTTGCAGAATTTATTTCTGGTGTGTTGTTGAGAATTTCACAAAGCAAGTATGGAGCTTCTTACCAACAACAGGAGGTTGCTATGGAGGCTCTTGTCGACTTTTGTAGGCAACCTATGTTTGTCACTGAATTGTATGTcaactatgattgtgacatatCTTGCAGTAATGTGTTCGAAGACCTTGCTAACCTGTTATCAAAGAGTGCCTTTCCGGTGAACAGCCCTTTATCGGCAATGAACACCCTTGCGCTAGATGGTCTGATTGCCTTGGTTCAGGGTATTGCTGAAAGAATAGGTCAAGATTCACTAGGTTTTGGGGTGGCCTCCCCCTCACTAGAACTTCAGGACTATGAGCCATTTTGGACAGCTAAATGTAGTGACTATGTTCGACCTCATCACTGGGTTCCATTTGTACATAGCAGGAAGCACATAAAGAGGAAGTTAATGATTGGTGTTGATCACTTTAACAGGGATCCCAAAAAAGGCCTGGAATATCTTCAAGAATTACATTTGTTGCCTAGCAAGCTAGACCCAGTCAGTGTAGCATATTTCTTCAGATATACAACTGGATTGGATAAAAATCTCATTGGTGATTTTCTGGGGAGTCATGATGAATTTTGCGTACAAGTGCTGCATCAATTCGCAAGAACATTTGAATTTCGTGACATGAATTTGGACACTGCTTTGCGCATTTTCTTGGAAGCTTTCAAATTACCTGGCGAGTCTCAGAAGATACAAAGAGTGCTAGAAGCATTTTCCGAGAGCTATTATGAGCAATCACCATATATTTTGGCCAACAGAGATGCTGCTCTCCTGTTGTCATATTCTTTAATAATGCTTAATACGGATCAACACAACGCACAGGTCAAGAAGAAAATGAGTGAAGATGATTTTATTCGCAACAACCGTAAAATCAATGGGGGAGATGATCTTCCTCGAGATTTTTTATCTGATCTTTATCACTCTATCTGTGAAAACGAAATCCGTATGTTTCCAGATCAAGGAGGTGTTGCAGTTTTCACAAGAAGTCATTGGATTGGTTTATTGCACAGGGCAAAGCATGCAACACCTTTTATTGTCTGTGATCGTGGATCTTACCTTGACCATGACATGTTTGCTATTTTGTCTGGCCCATCAGTCGCTGCTATATCTGTGGTATTTGATCACGCAGAACAGGAAAGTGTTTTGCAGTCGTGTGTTGAAGGATTTTTGGCCATAGCTAAACTTTCTGCCGCTTACAGTTTTGGTAAAGTATTGGATGATTTGGTTGTGTCTCTTTGCAAATTTACAACCTTGTTGAATCCCTTCTTTAATGAAAAATCAATTCTTATTTTTGGGAATGATGTAAAAGCTAGGATGGCAGCTGTTGGAGTTTTTACCATTGCTAACTGTTACGGTGACCATATTCGCTCAGGCTGGAGAAACATGTTAGATTGCATTTTGAGTTTGCAGAAGATGGGCCTTCTTCCTGCTCGTCTTGCCAGGGATGCTACTGATGAGTTGGAGTCTTATCCTGATAATGATCACGTGAAACCTTCCGAATCACCTGCATCTCAGGTGCCAGCAATTATCCCTTCAAGAAAATCATCTGGCATTATAGGCAGATTTAGCCTACTCCTATCTCTTGATGCAGAAGAACCTGCACCTCAGCCTTCGGAAGAACAACTTGCTGCTCGTCATGTTGCCCTACAGACAGTAAAAAATTGTCACATTGATAACATTTTTGCTGAGAGCAAGTTCCTGCAAGCAGATTCTCTATCGCAGCTTGTTTGCGCCCTTGTGGCAGCAGGACGTCCTCTCAAAGGTAATAGCTCATTGGAAGATGAAGAGACAGCTGTTTTTTGTCTGGATTTGCTGATTGCAATCACTCTAAACAACCGGGACAGAATCACGCTTTTATGGCAAAACGTGCATGAGCACATAGCCAATGTTGTTCAGTCATCTGTAATGCCTGGTACTCTTGTAGAGAAGGCTGTCTTTGGGCTCCTTCGTATCTGCCAGCGATTGCTTCCTACAAAGAAAACCTCACTGATGAGCTTCTCAAGTCTCTGCAACTAGTGTTGAAACTTGATGCCCGGGTTGCTGATGCTTACTGTGAACAAATCACACAGGAAGTGATGCATCTCGTGAAAGCAAATGCTATACAGATAAGATCTCATACTGGTTGGCGGACAATCATATCTTTACTTTCCATCACAGCTCGACATCCAGAAGCGTCCGAAGCTGGGTTTGAGACCCTATCATATGTCATGTCTGAGGGGGCTCACTTGTTGCCTACAAATTACATGCTTTGCTTGAATGCTGCCAGGCAGTTTGCTGAGTCCCGCGTAGGTCAAGTTGATCGCTCAGTGAGGTCTTTAGACCTGATGGCTGGTTCAGTTGTTTGTCTGGTGAGGTGGTTTaaccaaaccaaggaaactgtgAATGAGGAGACGGCTATAAAGATATCTCAGGATATACTTGAGATGTGGATGAGGCTTGTTCAGGGGCTGAGAAAAGTATGTTTGGATCCGAGAGAAGAGGTCAGGAATCATGCTATTATGCTGTTACAAAGATGCTTGGCCCCTGATGGTATCCGTGTAACGACTGATATGTGGCTACAATGCTTTGATCCAGTGATCTTCACATTGCTCGACGAACTACTGGAAACGGCCCAACAAAGTTCTCCAAAGGACTATCGAAGCATAGAAGGATCGATTATTCTATCCCTCAAGGTCTTAGCCAAAGCATTTCTACAATCCCTGCAAGATATCTCACAATCAACATCTTTCTGCCAACTCTGGTTGAAGGTTCTTAGCTGCATGGAAAGACACGTGAAGATGAGATTCAGAGGAAAACGAAGCGAGAAGATTCATGAATTAGTTCCCGAGCTCCTCAAGAACATACTCCTAGTCATGAAGACAAGTGGGATTCTTGTGCCGAGTGATCCTGTGGGGGGAGACAGCTTTTGGCAGCTTACTTGGCTGCACGTTAAAAATATCACCCCTGATTTGCAATCTGAAGTTTTCCCCAGAGAAGAAATGGAAAAGTTGCAAGAAAAACAACCCAAAGGTGGATGCAGTCCGCTCCCTGATGGAAACGTGGTCGTTTCACCAAATGAAACCATAGCCTGAGGATAGTTATTTTTCCATCCGAAGGTAAGGTCTTTCTGTTGAAGTGGAGGTCCAAGATTCCGTGCGTCTTTTTTTTGCTTCATTTAGCAGCATCGATGCTGATATAGGATTTTATAGCTTGGCACAATATAATTTGTTCATCATCATACGTACTTTGTACAATAACAATTTTCAAGTGTTGAGTATAACATAACATCGTAGTAGGGAATTGATTTTCTCGATTATCATATTTTTCAAAGCTTAAATTCtcatcttcattcttt
This is a stretch of genomic DNA from Primulina eburnea isolate SZY01 chromosome 11, ASM2296580v1, whole genome shotgun sequence. It encodes these proteins:
- the LOC140806259 gene encoding LOW QUALITY PROTEIN: ARF guanine-nucleotide exchange factor GNOM-like (The sequence of the model RefSeq protein was modified relative to this genomic sequence to represent the inferred CDS: inserted 1 base in 1 codon; deleted 1 base in 1 codon), yielding MNALNGQQEVDELIEKLNSFSNPSGGTLACMLNSEIGAVLAVMRRNVRWGVHYAAVEEQMEHSLIISFKELRKKIFSWQNHWHRVDPVLYLQPFLDVIKSDETGAPITGVALSSVYKILNLDIIDSQTVNIDNALHLIVDAVTSCRFEVTDPASEEVALMKILQVLLACMKTKASVSLNNNHVCGILTTCFRIVHQASSKSELLQRISRHTMHELIRCIFSHLPYIDGNCHRLAPGSLSNTEDAGAAHTQSLQGNKHVNGYPSSESGNEPLAVSSDVPMDTVAVQTNEKTTEVVHGKITSLSADSSMTDPYGIPAMVEIFHFLCSLLNVMENIDIGPRSNPIAYDEDVPLFALGLINSAIELGGASFGIHPKLLTLIQEELLYNLMHFGLSMSPLILSTVCSIVLNLYHHLRTKLRLQLAEFISGVLLRISQSKYGASYQQQEVAMEALVDFCRQPMFVTELYVNYDCDISCSNVFEDLANLLSKSAFPVNSPLSAMNTLALDGLIALVQGIAERIGQDSLGFGVASPSLELQDYEPFWTAKCSDYVRPHHWVPFVHSRKHIKRKLMIGVDHFNRDPKKGLEYLQELHLLPSKLDPVSVAYFFRYTTGLDKNLIGDFLGSHDEFCVQVLHQFARTFEFRDMNLDTALRIFLEAFKLPGESQKIQRVLEAFSESYYEQSPYILANRDAALLLSYSLIMLNTDQHNAQVKKKMSEDDFIRNNRKINGGDDLPRDFLSDLYHSICENEIRMFPDQGGVAVFTRSHWIGLLHRAKHATPFIVCDRGSYLDHDMFAILSGPSVAAISVVFDHAEQESVLQSCVEGFLAIAKLSAAYSFGKVLDDLVVSLCKFTTLLNPFFNEKSILIFGNDVKARMAAVGVFTIANCYGDHIRSGWRNMLDCILSLQKMGLLPARLARDATDELESYPDNDHVKPSESPASQVPAIIPSRKSSGIIGRFSLLLSLDAEEPAPQPSEEQLAARHVALQTVKNCHIDNIFAESKFLQADSLSQLVCALVAAGRPLKGNSSLEDEETAVFCLDLLIAITLNNRDRITLLWQNVHEHIANVVQSSVMPGTLVEKAVFGLLRICQRLLXYKENLTDELLKSLQLVLKLDARVADAYCEQITQEVMHLVKANAIQIRSHTGWRTIISLLSITARHPEASEAGFETLSYVMSEGAHLLPTNYMLCLNAARQFAESRVGQVDRSVRSLDLMAGSVVCLVRWFNQTKETVNEETAIKISQDILEMWMRLVQGLRKVCLDPREEVRNHAIMLLQRCLAPDGIRVTTDMWLQCFDPVIFTLLDELLETAQQSSPKDYRSIEGSIILSLKVLAKAFLQSLQDISQSTSFCQLWLKVLSCMERHVKMRFRGKRSEKIHELVPELLKNILLVMKTSGILVPSDPVGGDSFWQLTWLHVKNITPDLQSEVFPREEMEKLQEKQPKGGCSPLPDGNVVVSPNETIA